The following coding sequences are from one Coffea arabica cultivar ET-39 chromosome 11e, Coffea Arabica ET-39 HiFi, whole genome shotgun sequence window:
- the LOC140021372 gene encoding receptor-like protein EIX2 — translation MEHHLLCASSSLLLLFLFSSIPVTSQFTFGSSKQAHNYANVSCIENERQALLLFKHGLIDESNRLSSWIGEACCSWEGVGCHKITGSVLKLDLRNMVPLYSDEDYHCTNCLGGQLTPSLVNLTDLQYLDLSVNNFSTFQVPAFLGLLKNLRYLNLSNAGFDGEIPYHLGNLSHLRYLDLRWNWLRTKDLGWVAGLSSLEGLVLSNVNLTAARDGLQSINMLPSLTMLDLDSCGLFIHPHLSHVNFTSLAFLDLSGNNFSNYTAPPWLHNLTGLHDFRLGHNNLSDPIHGLFDQMTSLVHLDLSSNRFDASMLKSLCNASSLTYLDLSFNNVQGSIPSEIGQLINLTYLDLSSNDLQGSIPSEIGQLSKLTILLLHFNKLNGTIPTDLWQLTKLQDFDVGDNSLAGVLSEDHFAKLGELKSLDLTGNSLALNVSSSWVPPFQLHEIWMGSIIVGPRFPAWLRTQKEVWVLDMRNASISDAIPSWFRVLCHNITSLDLSSNSLTGNPLEFKQLKHRPSRYRYRDISLSSNKLDGSLKSFPLDISVLDLSHNFLTGHIPQLEVGQTSVVHTLLLNDNRFIGTIPEGLCKLENLSELDLSNNLLSGRVPLCLGNLQFLMGLNLANNNLSGQIPSSLGNLWRLLSLHLNGNKFVGKLPASMQHLRNLTALDIGDNGLTDIIPAWIGEREENLAHNNLSGFIPHCFNNISAMVSGLHGHGRVDSQERLEDIKGGRELEYYLSSLRFVESLSLSANNLVGEIPDEIMELVQLQFLNLSQNYLTGKIPDKIGNLKRIETLDLSMNALFGAIPESLSDLYSLNSLNLSHNKLSGPIPSGNQLQTLTDPSIYEGNSGLCGKPLPNSCWEHKLPTKNGPIDDDEGHSESDWSWFYAGIGPGFAVGLLGVLGILLFKKSWRYAYFKFVESACDKIWVKTTRLRRKFR, via the coding sequence ATGGAGCATCATCTTCTTTGTGCTTCTTCATCTTTACTACTACTCTTCTTATTCAGTTCTATTCCTGTAACCAGCCAATTCACTTTTGGAAGCAGCAAACAAGCTCATAATTATGCGAATGTCTCGTGTATTGAGAATGAACGACAAGCTCTTCTTTTATTCAAGCATGGGTTGATAGATGAATCAAATCGTCTATCTTCTTGGATTGGAGAAGCTTGTTGTTCATGGGAAGGAGTTGGTTGCCACAAAATCACCGGCAGTGTTTTGAAACTTGATCTTCGCAATATGGTGCCACTCTATTCTGATGAGGATTATCACTGCACAAATTGCTTGGGAGGCCAATTAACTCCATCtttggtcaatttgaccgaTTTGCAATACTTGGATTTGAGTGTGAATAATTTTTCAACATTCCAAGTTCCCGCATTCCTTGGATTGTTGAAAAACTTGAGATACCTCAATCTCTCAAATGCTGGATTTGATGGTGAAATTCCCTACCATTTAGGAAACCTCTCACATTTACGGTATTTGGATCTTAGGTGGAATTGGTTGAGGACTAAGGATCTCGGATGGGTTGCTGGGCTCTCTTCTCTAGAAGGCCTAGTCCTGTCCAATGTGAACCTTACAGCCGCTCGAGATGGGTTACAGTCCATTAACATGCTACCTTCACTAACAATGCTAGACTTGGATAGTTGTGGTCTTTTCATCCATCCTCATCTTTCACATGTCAATTTCACATCTCTTGCTTTCCTTGATCTCAGTGGAAATAATTTCAGCAACTACACGGCCCCTCCTTGGCTCCATAATCTTACTGGCCTCCATGATTTTCGTCTTGGTCATAATAATCTTTCTGATCCAATTCATGGTCTGTTTGATCAAATGACCTCTCTAGTTCATCTAGATCTATCTTCAAACCGCTTTGATGCTTCAATGTTGAAATCACTTTGTAATGCAAGCAGTCTTACTTATTTGGATCTGAGTTTTAATAATGTGCAAGGGTCAATACCAAGTGAAATAGGCCAACTTATAAATCTTACTTATTTGGATCTGAGTAGTAATGATTTGCAAGGGTCAATACCAAGTGAAATAGGCCAGCTTTCAAAATTAACAATCCTATTATTGCACTTTAATAAATTAAATGGTACCATACCGACCGATCTTTGGCAGCTGACGAAGCTACAAGATTTTGACGTTGGTGACAATTCATTAGCTGGGGTCCTATCTGAAGACCATTTTGCAAAACTCGGAGAGCTGAAGTCACTGGACCTAACTGGAAACTCACTCGCTCTGAACGTGAGCTCCTCGTGGGTTCCTCCTTTTCAACTCCATGAAATTTGGATGGGATCCATCATTGTGGGACCCAGGTTCCCAGCTTGGCTTCGGACGCAGAAGGAGGTTTGGGTGTTAGACATGCGGAACGCGAGCATTTCAGATGCCATACCCAGCTGGTTTCGAGTGCTTTGTCATAATATTACGTCATTAGATCTCTCCAGCAACAGCCTAACTGGAAATCCTTTGGAATTCAAACAATTGAAGCATAGACCAAGTCGTTATCGTTATCGAGATATATCTCTAAGCTCCAACAAATTGGACGGATCTCTCAAATCGTTTCCGTTGGATATTTCAGTTTTAGATCTTTCACACAATTTTCTTACTGGACATATTCCGCAGCTTGAAGTTGGTCAAACTTCGGTTGTACATACTCTCTTACTAAATGATAACCGTTTCATAGGTACCATCCCGGAAGGCTTGTGCAAGTTGGAAAATTTATCAGAATTGGATCTATCCAACAATCTTCTATCCGGAAGAGTTCCTCTGTGTCTAGGAAACTTGCAATTCCTGATGGGCCTAAACTTGGCAAACAACAATCTATCCGGTCAAATTCCGAGTTCACTGGGTAACTTGTGGCGACTTCTTTCTCTGCATTTGAATGGAAATAAATTCGTTGGAAAGCTCCCTGCCTCAATGCAGCATCTGAGAAATTTGACAGCTCTTGATATCGGTGACAATGGACTGACGGATATTATACCAGCTTGGATTGGGGAAAGGGAAGAAAATTTAGCACATAATAACTTGAGTGGATTTATTCCTCACTGCTTTAACAACATTAGTGCCATGGTATCAGGGCTACATGGACATGGCCGCGTTGATTCACAAGAAAGGCTTGAAGACATTAAGGGAGGAAGAGAACTTGAGTATTACCTAAGTAGCCTTCGGTTTGTTGAATCCTTAAGCCTCTCAGCAAATAATTTAGTTGGCGAGATCCCGGATGAGATAATGGAGCTGGTTCAATTGcaatttttgaatctttcacaaaattatttgaCTGGAAAGATCCCTGATAAGATTGGCAACTTGAAGCGAATTGAAACACTCGATCTATCAATGAATGCACTCTTCGGTGCAATCCCCGAAAGCTTATCTGATTTGTACTCATTGAACTCTCTGAATTTGTCACACAATAAACTTTCAGGGCCAATACCATCAGGAAATCAGCTTCAGACCTTGACCGATCCATCCATCTATGAAGGAAACAGTGGACTCTGTGGCAAACCGCTCCCAAACAGCTGCTGGGAACACAAATTGCCTACCAAAAATGGGCCTATTGATGATGATGAAGGCCACAGCGAATCTGATTGGTCTTGGTTTTATGCTGGAATAGGACCGGGTTTTGCTGTCGGGCTCTTGGGAGTTCTGGGAATCCTTCTCTTCAAGAAGTCATGGCGCTATGCATACTTCAAGTTTGTAGAAAGTGCCTGTGACAAAATCTGGGTAAAGACTACTCGCCTGAGGAGGAAGTTCCGTTGA
- the LOC113719719 gene encoding probable L-gulonolactone oxidase 6, which translates to MHFHKQIQWQILLAYMIIISFTILLVRSTPPEDHIRCSSGNTNCTITNSYATFPDRSICHAAEVVYPTTEEELISIVANATFLRRKMKVATSTSHSIPKLICPEGENGLIISTKDLNRTLNIDKSAMTITVEPGMLLRQLINESAMAGLAIPYVPYWWGVTVGGILGTGAHGSSLWGESGSAVHDFVIQIRIVTPAGPDEGYAKVRTLQNGDPELDAARVSLGVLGVISQVTLQLQPMFKRSITLLEKNDSDLADQVSTFGRQHEFADLTWYPSQSKVVYRIDDRVSSGTPGNGVYDIAAFRSVPSQYLAMARSLEESQESRGTSVGRECVTGSVCTSPMEMAAYGLTRNGESQESTSDVVGKCATAAQTLSQLAVAAYGLTNDGMAFNGYPVVGYNNQLQSSGTCLDSLEDALATSCPWDPRIKGLYFFYTAISISLSKTKDFIEDVKKLVALQPEAFCGLDLYIGILMRYVTASTAYLGKDEDVVEFDMIYYRSKDPMSPRIYQDILEEIEQLALFKYGGLPHWGKNKNMAFIGAIKKYKSASEFLKVKMLYDPLGLFSNEWTDQILEVKDGISIVKENCALEGLCICSEDVHCAPQKGYFCRPGKVYQEARVCVHLSYEDGYDWS; encoded by the exons atgCACTTTCATAAGCAAATTCAATGGCAAATCCTCTTAGCATATATGATCATTATTAGCTTCACAATTCTTTTGGTCAGAAGTACTCCTCCAGAAGATCACATAAGATGTTCATCCGGCAACACAAATTGCACCATCACAAATTCTTACGCTACATTCCCAGATCGAAGCATATGTCATGCAGCCGAAGTTGTTTATCCAACAACAGAAGAAGAGCTGATTTCGATTGTAGCAAATGCAACTTTTCTGcggagaaaaatgaaagtagcaACCTCAACATCACACAGTATACCTAAACTTATATGCCCTGAGGGAGAAAATGGCCTGATTATTAGCACCAAGGACCTCAACCGGACCCTGAATATCGACAAATCAGCGATGACCATAACAGTTGAGCCTGGAATGTTACTAAGGCAGCTGATCAATGAAAGTGCCATGGCTGGATTAGCTATACCTTATGTCCCATATTGGTGGGGTGTAACTGTCGGTGGAATTTTGGGCACGGGTGCCCATGGAAGCTCACTGTGGGGTGAATCGGGTAGTGCAGTTCATGATTTTGTGATTCAAATTCGGATTGTAACACCTGCAGGCCCTGATGAAGGTTATGCAAAAGTTCGAACGCTGCAAAACGGTGACCCTGAGCTTGATGCTGCTAGAGTATCCCTTGGTGTTCTTGGAGTGATTTCCCAG GTGACTCTTCAACTGCAACCAATGTTTAAGAGGTCTATCACCCTTCTAGAGAAAAATGATTCAGACTTAGCAGATCAAGTGTCCACCTTCGGCAGACAACACGAATTTGCAGATTTAACGTGGTACCCAAGTCAAAGCAAGGTTGTCTATCGTATTGATGATAGAGTCTCCTCAGGCACTCCTGGAAATGGTGTTTATGATATTGCGGCTTTTCGGTCTGTCCCTTCACAATATCTTGCCATGGCAAGAAGCTTAG AGGAAAGTCAAGAATCCAGGGGTACAAGTGTTGGTAGGGAATGCGTAACTGGGTCAGTTTGCACATCCCCAATGGAGATGGCTGCATATGGATTGACTAGAAATG GAGAGAGTCAAGAGTCCACAAGTGATGTTGTAGGGAAATGTGCAACAGCAGCACAAACTCTATCCCAACTGGCAGTGGCAGCATATGGGTTGACTAATGATG GTATGGCTTTCAATGGCTACCCTGTGGTAGGCTATAACAACCAGCTTCAATCATCTGGTACATGCCTAGACAGCCTAGAAGATGCATTGGCAACATCATGCCCTTGGGACCCTAGAATTAAGGGCTTATACTTCTTCTATACTGCAATCAGCATCAGCTTGTCCAAGACTAAGGACTTCATTGAAGATGTGAAGAAACTTGTTGCTTTGCAACCTGAGGCTTTCTGTGGCCTAGACCTCTATATTGGTATCCTCATGAGATATGTCACTGCTTCAACTGCTTACTTGGGTAAAGATGAAGATGTTGTAGAATTCGACATGATTTACTATAGAAGTAAGGATCCAATGTCCCCAAGAATCTATCAAGACATCCTtgaagagatagagcaactagcatTATTTAAATATGGAGGGTTGCCACATtgggggaaaaacaaaaatatggCTTTTATCGGGGCAATCAAGAAGTATAAGAGTGCTAGTGAGTTTTTGAAAGTAAAAATGTTGTATGATCCTTTAGGGTTGTTTTCCAATGAATGGACAGACCAAATTCTTGAAGTGAAAGATGGGATTAGTATAGTGAAGGAAAATTGTGCCTTAGAAGGATTATGCATATGCTCGGAGGATGTTCATTGTGCCCCACAAAAGGGATACTTTTGTCGACCAGGAAAAGTTTATCAAGAAGCTAGGGTTTGTGTTCATTTGTCATATGAAGATGGGTATGACTGGTCTtag